The Candidatus Cloacimonadota bacterium genome includes a region encoding these proteins:
- the atpH gene encoding ATP synthase F1 subunit delta, with protein MRNNLIAQRYAKAVLLNIKSEEFDDLRADIKQMMEIFHQDTDYLKSLDSMLYPFQKRLNAALEITKGLSKQELWKNLFEILIKKNRFSLIDDILRVLDADILHLENKVHVKLTIAHKHSAEVMQQIENKIRDILNKDIEIEIRKNPEILGGFLAETESFLIDGSVKHNLVKLINIKKN; from the coding sequence GTGAGAAATAACCTAATTGCTCAGCGTTATGCCAAAGCAGTTCTTCTAAATATAAAATCAGAAGAATTCGACGATCTGAGAGCTGATATAAAGCAGATGATGGAAATTTTTCATCAGGACACAGATTACCTGAAATCCCTGGATTCAATGCTGTACCCTTTCCAGAAAAGACTGAACGCTGCTTTGGAAATAACCAAAGGACTTTCCAAACAGGAACTTTGGAAAAATCTGTTTGAGATTCTTATCAAAAAAAACCGCTTTTCGCTGATTGATGATATTTTGCGAGTATTGGATGCGGACATTCTGCACCTGGAAAACAAGGTTCATGTAAAATTAACGATCGCGCACAAACACAGCGCAGAAGTTATGCAGCAGATAGAAAATAAAATTAGAGATATCTTGAATAAAGATATTGAAATAGAGATCAGGAAAAACCCGGAAATTCTGGGTGGATTCCTTGCCGAAACGGAGAGTTTTCTTATCGATGGCTCGGTAAAACACAATCTGGTCAAATTAATTAATATTAAAAAAAATTAG
- the atpE gene encoding ATP synthase F0 subunit C, with the protein MELTLAQGIVKSAALLGAGLCMGMGALGPGIGEGFVAGKACEGIARSPENASLITRTMLVGQAVSESTGIYSLVIALLLIFST; encoded by the coding sequence GAATCGTAAAGTCAGCAGCTTTATTAGGTGCTGGTCTTTGTATGGGAATGGGTGCTTTGGGACCTGGAATCGGCGAAGGATTCGTAGCTGGAAAAGCTTGTGAAGGAATCGCCCGTTCTCCCGAAAATGCCAGTCTTATCACCAGAACAATGCTGGTGGGACAGGCAGTTTCTGAATCTACTGGTATTTATTCTCTGGTTATCGCGCTTCTGTTAATATTCTCCACCTAA
- the atpF gene encoding F0F1 ATP synthase subunit B — translation MISINYAFVIVILNFILLLIVLNKLLYKPIKQFLAERQKKITDDIDAAKASKDEAQKLVEKKETELKASAEDIRKMKNAARKDAEGKASDILKNAKTLEKKMLKDTESQLKHEKQKVMQEIEGELSDLVADLSAKFLSGKLDDKKDKELIGKMLKESERSEK, via the coding sequence ATGATTAGTATAAATTATGCGTTTGTCATAGTTATTTTGAATTTTATTCTGCTGCTTATTGTGCTGAATAAACTTCTGTATAAACCTATCAAACAGTTCCTGGCAGAAAGACAGAAGAAAATAACTGACGACATCGATGCAGCAAAAGCTTCCAAAGATGAAGCTCAGAAATTGGTGGAAAAGAAAGAAACCGAGCTAAAAGCATCAGCGGAAGATATCCGCAAAATGAAAAATGCTGCCAGAAAAGATGCCGAAGGAAAAGCCAGCGATATCTTGAAAAACGCCAAGACTCTGGAAAAGAAAATGCTCAAAGACACTGAATCTCAGCTGAAGCATGAGAAACAGAAAGTTATGCAGGAAATCGAAGGTGAGCTTTCCGATCTGGTGGCAGATCTATCCGCCAAATTTCTTTCCGGCAAGCTGGACGATAAAAAAGATAAAGAACTCATCGGTAAAATGTTGAAGGAAAGCGAGAGAAGTGAGAAATAA